One genomic segment of Prunus dulcis unplaced genomic scaffold, ALMONDv2, whole genome shotgun sequence includes these proteins:
- the LOC117612899 gene encoding uncharacterized protein LOC117612899: MTIPKTVKDIQSLTGRVAALTRFISKATDRCAPFFKALKGTKRNIPWTAECETAFSELKEYMGRAPLLSTPEHGDILVVYLSVSASAVSSVLIRLKDNAEHPVHYVSKALQDAEVRYPDVEKLAFALVVSARRLRPYFQAHTIHVLTNQPLRQVLQKPETSGRLVKWAIELGEFDIHYKPRSAMRGQAVADFLSEFTEPQAPAATQLITEPNSSLSQDQTPTKNTLDLTQPLWTLFVDGSSNAQGCGAGLVLVSPDKVALEYALRFNFQASNNEVEYESLLAGLRLAKEMDARQIQIFNDSQLVVHQVNQDFTAKDASMTAYLQHARHLLATFHAHTIKQVPHSENSHADALARLASALEQGMGRHIHIEFLAQPSTQAPLICTIDHSPTWMDPILQFLQNQTLPANPAEAQRVCHRSARYLVINGSLYKRGFSLPYLRCLTPEEGHYVLREIHEGICGNHSGARSVAHKAIRQGYFWPSLHIDAQANIPQLPAEPLTAMVSPWPFAQWGLDLIGPMPEGKGQVKYAVVAVDYFTKWAEAEALATITAARIESFVWQNIVCRFGIPNSIVTDNGRQFDNAKFKQFCSNLKIRLCFASPAHPQSNGQVEAVNKIIKKTLKTKLDKAKGCWPELLPEVLWSYRTTFRTSTGETPFSLSFGTEAVAPVEIGQPTYRTSTYDATANDEQLALNLDFIDELRDQSSMRNVAYKHRIAKYYDSRVKPRAFKMGDWVMRKVSLATKNPNEGTLGPTWEGPYEIIKICRPALISFAIPQARRCLTRGTLTTSSTTTSKHI; encoded by the coding sequence ATGACAATACCTAAGACGGTCAAGGATATCCAAAGCCTTACAGGGCGTGTTGCTGCCCTGACTAGATTTATCTCCAAGGCCACTGACCGCTGCGCCCCATTCTTCAAGGCACTTAAGGGCACCAAGCGAAACATCCCCTGGACTGCCGAGTGTGAAACGGCTTTCAGCGAGCTCAAGGAGTATATGGGCCGAGCTCCTTTGTTGTCAACCCCTGAGCACGGAGACATCCTCGTGGTTTATCTCTCCGTCTCAGCTTCGGCTGTTAGCTCAGTGCTCATTCGATTGAAGGACAACGCCGAGCACCCAGTGCATTATGTCAGCAAGGCATTGCAAGATGCCGAAGTTCGATACCCAGACGTCGAAAAATTGGCGTTCGCCCTGGTCGTCTCGGCCAGACGCCTCCGCCCATATTTCCAAGCTCACACCATCCATGTCTTAACCAACCAACCACTCCGACAGGTGTTGCAGAAGCCAGAAACCTCTGGGAGACTGGTTAAATGGGCTATTGAACTTGGAGAGTTTGATATTCATTACAAACCCCGCTCGGCTATGAGGGGGCAGGCCGTTGCTGACTTTTTATCCGAATTCACTGAGCCCCAAGCTCCTGCAGCTACTCAGCTCATAACCGAACCCAATTCCTCTCTGAGCCAGGACCAAacccccaccaaaaacactCTAGACCTAACCCAGCCCCTGTGGACCTTATTCGTGGATGGCTCTTCTAATGCCCAGGGGTGTGGGGCCGGCCTCGTTCTCGTCTCCCCAGACAAGGTTGCCCTCGAGTACGCCCTCCGCTTCAATTTCCAAGCCTCCAACAATGAGGTCGAATATGAATCACTCTTAGCTGGTCTTCGCCTAGCCAAAGAGATGGACGCCAGGCAAATTCAGATCTTCAACGATTCACAACTCGTGGTCCACCAGGTCAACCAGGACTTCACGGCTAAGGATGCCTCTATGACGGCTTACCTCCAGCACGCTCGGCACTTGCTGGCAACCTTCCACGCCCACACTATCAAGCAAGTGCCGCACTCAGAGAATAGCCATGCCGATGCACTAGCCAGGTTAGCATCAGCCTTGGAGCAAGGAATGGGTCGCCACATCCACATCGAGTTTCTGGCCCAGCCCAGCACACAAGCCCCACTCATCTGCACTATTGATCACAGCCCTACATGGATGGACCCCATCCTCCAGTTCTTGCAGAACCAAACACTACCGGCTAACCCAGCCGAGGCGCAACGCGTTTGCCATCGCTCTGCCCGTTACCTGGTCATTAACGGCTCCTTATATAAGCGGGGCTTCAGCCTCCCTTACCTTCGATGCCTGACTCCAGAGGAAGGTCACTATGTCCTCCGAGAAATCCATGAAGGCATTTGCGGCAACCACTCGGGCGCACGCTCGGTAGCCCATAAAGCAATCCGCCAAGGATACTTCTGGCCTTCACTCCACATTGATGCCCAGGCCAACATCCCACAACTCCCGGCTGAACCATTGACCGCCATGGTCAGCCCTTGGCCATTTGCCCAATGGGGACTGGATCTCATTGGACCCATGCCAGAGGGGAAGGGCCAAGTCAAATATGCAGTTGTGGCCGTGGACTACTTTACCAAGTGGGCTGAGGCTGAGGCCCTAGCCACTATCACTGCGGCTCGCATCGAATCTTTTGTGTGGCAGAACATTGTATGTCGCTTCGGCATCCCCAACTCCATCGTCACCGACAATGGCCGGCAATTTGACAAtgccaaattcaaacaattttgttccaACCTCAAGATTCGTCTATGCTTCGCCTCCCCAGCCCATCCTCAGTCCAATGGCCAAGTCGAAGCCgtgaacaaaattatcaagaagACCCTCAAGACAAAACTTGACAAAGCCAAGGGCTGCTGGCCAGAACTACTCCCGGAAGTACTCTGGTCCTACCGCACCACCTTCCGCACATCCACGGGTGAGACGCCATTCTCCCTATCTTTTGGAACCGAGGCCGTGGCTCCAGTAGAGATTGGCCAGCCCACATACCGAACGTCCACTTACGACGCCACGGCCAATGACGAGCAATTGGCACTCAACCTCGACTTCATTGACGAACTCCGGGACCAATCGAGCATGCGCAATGTCGCGTACAAACACCGCATCGCCAAATACTACGACTCCCGAGTCAAGCCCCGTGCTTTCAAAATgggggactgggtcatgcgcaaggtttCCTTGGCTACCAAAAATCCCAACGAAGGTACCCTCGGCCCTACATGGGAAGGTCCTTACGAGATCATCAAAATCTGCCGCCCGGCACTTATCAGCTTCGCGATTCCACAGGCAAGACGCTGCCTCACCCGTGGAACGCTGACCacctcaagtactactacaagtaaACATATCTAG